TCGTCACCTCTTTCTGATCGTTCACGCTGATCCCGGCAAACGAAAGCAGGGGGTCAATCCACACGATGTCAGGCTTGTCCTCTTCGATCATCCGTTGAAGCCGTTTGATGAATTCGGAGCCAACGGAACGCGTCTCGGTGCGAAACAAGATGTTTGAGTTGACCGTTTGAAAAGCCTCCTCGGCATCAAATTCGCTCAAACTGTGGGCCTTTGCGACGCCTTGAACCATCTCCGCCAGGTCGTATCGATCGTTCTCCGCCTGAACGACTAGGGATCGAAGAGGCTTGGCGCATTCAATGCCATACGCTGCAAACCCGAGCGCCCAAGCGATCGCAAATTCAAGGATCAGGGACGACTTTCCAATCCCCGACGGGCCGAGTAGCCAACCGGACTTTCCGCGGCACAGGTATCGGGTCGTTCGGCCGTCATGGAACCCGATGACGCAGTTCGGATCATTCGAGGTGTCTAGTGCCAGGAGGTCGCTGAACCTGATCGGAGGTGGCAGCCTGTCGTCGCTACTCTCTTTTGCCCACTCCGCAAACGAATCACAACCTACATTGAGTGCCAAGAGCTCCTGTCTGGCAGCGCCGCGTTCGCAGAACGGCAATCGCGAGAACCGCGACGGGTTCTTGTTCTTCTCATCCGGCTTATAGTCAGCGAAATGCGCGTAGAGCGCTTTGACGCGATCATCGAACTCGCGTCGGTCCTTCGCGTCGACCTTCACCCACGCGTGAATTGACTTTTTGCCAGAGCTGATGATTGCCGTGCAGGGAATACGCGATTGCAGGATGATGCTGTATTGTTCTTCGCGGCTAATCTCGTCGAACTCCAGCAGCGCGTGGCGGAATGCTGTGACGTCGGCATCCTTGGAGCCGCCGATTTTCATCGGGTTGACCGACACGAAGATTCCGTTTTTGTCTGACGTCTTGAGGAATCCGTTCGGGTTGCCTTTGTGCGCGTCGAGCTTGCGCAGCCATTCCTCGCGGGAAAGCGTCACGCCAGCGTCGCGTGGAATCTCTCGACCCTCGTCCCCGGTGCGAGCGATTGCGATCCTGATTCCCTCGGAAGGCTGAAACGCAGCCCGGAGAAACTGACGTGCTCCATCAGGCATCGGATCAGGAAGCTCGGCTGCGTCTGAGACTTCGTATCGTGGAGCCTTCTTGGCGGGTGTCGGGGCAGCGGTCGGTCTCGCAGTTGGCGGCGGGACGGCTCGCGACATCTTGTATCGCACCCCGTTCCGAATGAGCTTTCCACGTTTGGCGGGGTCAGCGCGTCGCTCCGCATCGGCCAGCTTGTGTTCAATCTCGCGCTCAGACCACGCTGGCGAACACCGCGCGGAATACTCAGCCATCAGCGGCCGCGCGTCAGACGGCGAGAGTGCAAATCCTTCGATCAGCGCCATCGCGACGGCGAACGTCTGATTGTGTCCACCATCGCCAGAGACAGCGGATGGTATTGCGTTAAGGTAACGTTGAGCTTGTTCGATGACGGTCATTGAGAGTGGTGAAGAATTCCTCGATTGAACGAACGACATGGACGGTATGACCGAGCTTCGCAGCCCACGCTTTGATCGCGAGCTGATCGGGCGACAGTTTTCCAGTTGCAGTTTTACACTCGATCAAAAGCACGCGACCTGAGTCGCACAGGATGATGAAATCCGGCTCTCCTGCTGTTCGATGCGTGCGCTCTGACATCGCGCCGTGGAACACAACCCATCCGCGGCGACGACACTCGCAGAATATTTGTTCGTGCAGTTCAGCCTCGCGTTTGATCTTTGGTGCGAACGCGATTTCAGGGCCGTCTTTGACCGGAACCTTGATGATTCGTGAATTGTGCCGGGCGACATCGGCATCAGACCAATTGGCGAAAGGATTGCGGCTCATATCATCTGTGGTTGCTTCTTGCGCTCCTTGAGAGCTTTGAAAAATCGTCCTGCCTGCGCGGCGGTGACGTTGTCGAAATCGGTGATGCCGACCTGAGCGGACAGGCCACGCATGCGCTTCATAAGGCCGATCGCCTTCGGGGCCGCAAGCCGCGGCCGAAGGTTCTTGAAGTGCAGGTCGAGCAGTTTTGTCGCGTGTCCAAAACACGTCACAGTTGAAGGATCAATCTTGGCTCGCTTGAGCAGCTTCTCTTGCGCAACGCTGACGGCGGCAGTTTCCCACCCCATCGTGGGCTCGTAGTCGGCGGCTTCGAATGCACCATGATCGATCGCAAACTCGGCGGCTGAAAACTCGAAATTATTGGACTTCTTGTTCCGCTGTTCTTCCAACCTCTTCCTAAGTGCGATCTCACGTTGGCCGACAGCGTCGTTTGATACTTCGATCAAATCGACTTGGAGTCCTTCAGCGATATCACCCGGAATCGCTCCGGTCTTTTGCATTGCAAGTTCGGTGATGATCTCGGCCTCGGCTTCAGTCTTTGCGACCAGGTGCGCCGGGCGGCAGACCATGTTTTTGCCTGACTGATACAGGAAGTCCAACAGCAGCAGGTCCTCCTTTCCGGGGCAGATGCGGGTCCCTCGTCCAACGCACTGCATATAGAGTGAGATGGACTTTGTGGGACGCAGCATGACAATGCAGTCGATGGACGGCTCGTCATAACCACGGGTCAGTAGCGCTGAGTTGCAAAGGATGTCGAATTCTCCACGAGCGAAGCGCTTCAGCTTTTCGTCCCGATCTTCCGATTCGCCGTCAATGTGCTCGGCGTTCAGTCCAAGGTCCTGACAGATCGAAACGAACTTCTGAGATGTCTTGATAAGAGGCAGGAACACCATTGTCTTGCGGAACATCGCGTGGTCGACGATTCCGCGGGCGACGGCCTCCAAGTAGGGCTCGATTGCTTCGTGCAACTGATTCTTGTCGTAGTCGGAGCCGTTCTCTGTCCGCGCCATTCCGACGTTCTTCAAGTCGATCGGGAGCGGCAGCATCTGAATCTTGATGCGCGACAG
This is a stretch of genomic DNA from Verrucomicrobiia bacterium. It encodes these proteins:
- a CDS encoding AAA family ATPase, translating into MTVIEQAQRYLNAIPSAVSGDGGHNQTFAVAMALIEGFALSPSDARPLMAEYSARCSPAWSEREIEHKLADAERRADPAKRGKLIRNGVRYKMSRAVPPPTARPTAAPTPAKKAPRYEVSDAAELPDPMPDGARQFLRAAFQPSEGIRIAIARTGDEGREIPRDAGVTLSREEWLRKLDAHKGNPNGFLKTSDKNGIFVSVNPMKIGGSKDADVTAFRHALLEFDEISREEQYSIILQSRIPCTAIISSGKKSIHAWVKVDAKDRREFDDRVKALYAHFADYKPDEKNKNPSRFSRLPFCERGAARQELLALNVGCDSFAEWAKESSDDRLPPPIRFSDLLALDTSNDPNCVIGFHDGRTTRYLCRGKSGWLLGPSGIGKSSLILEFAIAWALGFAAYGIECAKPLRSLVVQAENDRYDLAEMVQGVAKAHSLSEFDAEEAFQTVNSNILFRTETRSVGSEFIKRLQRMIEEDKPDIVWIDPLLSFAGISVNDQKEVTIFLREMINPLLETTGVVMIGIHHTGKPKSARETAGWNAIDWAYAGLGSSELVNWARAVMMLKPVTETEFELKMAKRGKRAWAKNPDETFTTSIWLRHASFGIKWEQMLPPDEPEPQEPKEKKATKPQQIASMNSHTLLAGFPTTGEGLSLRECVRRFKTWLGSKECPKRMVGVGDGTIRSAIELMLESEKLTCHEDAYFKGKNA
- a CDS encoding VRR-NUC domain-containing protein; this translates as MSRNPFANWSDADVARHNSRIIKVPVKDGPEIAFAPKIKREAELHEQIFCECRRRGWVVFHGAMSERTHRTAGEPDFIILCDSGRVLLIECKTATGKLSPDQLAIKAWAAKLGHTVHVVRSIEEFFTTLNDRHRTSSTLP
- a CDS encoding DEAD/DEAH box helicase, which gives rise to MNLRPYQQQIVEAVNKGWAEFSRQLVVSPTGSGKTVCFSHLAKIEWQRSQRTLILVDQNELVWQALEKLERTSGIRGDAEKAEFSASHSAPVVVSTVQSMVRRLDNWSKNHFSLVIADEADKSVSDIWQKVLKHFDARTCGFTATPWRTDQKELGSFYENVACEIKLLDLINQGFLSRIKIQMLPLPIDLKNVGMARTENGSDYDKNQLHEAIEPYLEAVARGIVDHAMFRKTMVFLPLIKTSQKFVSICQDLGLNAEHIDGESEDRDEKLKRFARGEFDILCNSALLTRGYDEPSIDCIVMLRPTKSISLYMQCVGRGTRICPGKEDLLLLDFLYQSGKNMVCRPAHLVAKTEAEAEIITELAMQKTGAIPGDIAEGLQVDLIEVSNDAVGQREIALRKRLEEQRNKKSNNFEFSAAEFAIDHGAFEAADYEPTMGWETAAVSVAQEKLLKRAKIDPSTVTCFGHATKLLDLHFKNLRPRLAAPKAIGLMKRMRGLSAQVGITDFDNVTAAQAGRFFKALKERKKQPQMI